A DNA window from Mycolicibacter terrae contains the following coding sequences:
- a CDS encoding alpha/beta fold hydrolase — protein MVYAIARPQIEGNIAVGEDRQLGFAEFGAPHGRPMFWLHGTPGARRQIPVEARIYAKEANIRLIGVDRPGIGSSTPYQYETVSQFADDLRTMADTLGIDKMAVIGLSGGGPYTLACAAAMPGRVVAAGILGGVAPAVGPDAIDSGLMTLARIAEPVLQRAGRPISIVATGLIRMIRPVAEPALELYALVSPEGDRRLLGRPEFKAMFLDDLLNGARKQLAAPIADAVLFARYWGFRLDEVKVPVHWWHGDADHIVPFAHGEHAVSLLPDARLYPIPGESHLAGLGRAEEILRTMCEAWDRAEAR, from the coding sequence ATGGTTTACGCGATCGCCCGCCCCCAGATCGAGGGCAACATAGCCGTCGGTGAGGACCGTCAGCTCGGCTTCGCCGAGTTCGGCGCGCCGCACGGCCGGCCGATGTTCTGGCTGCACGGCACCCCCGGTGCCCGCCGCCAGATCCCGGTCGAGGCGCGGATCTACGCCAAGGAGGCGAACATCCGCCTGATCGGGGTGGACCGGCCCGGTATCGGTTCCTCGACGCCCTACCAGTACGAGACCGTGTCGCAGTTCGCCGATGATCTGCGCACCATGGCCGACACGCTCGGCATCGACAAGATGGCGGTCATCGGACTGTCCGGCGGCGGCCCCTACACCCTGGCGTGCGCGGCGGCGATGCCCGGGCGGGTGGTGGCGGCCGGGATCCTGGGCGGCGTCGCACCGGCGGTGGGCCCCGACGCCATCGACAGCGGCCTGATGACGCTGGCCCGGATCGCCGAGCCGGTGCTGCAGCGCGCCGGGCGCCCGATCAGCATTGTGGCCACCGGGCTGATCCGGATGATCCGGCCGGTGGCCGAACCGGCGCTGGAGCTCTACGCGCTGGTCTCTCCCGAGGGCGACCGCCGGCTGCTGGGCCGGCCGGAGTTCAAGGCGATGTTCCTCGACGACCTGCTCAACGGGGCCCGCAAGCAGCTCGCCGCGCCCATCGCCGACGCCGTCCTGTTCGCCCGCTACTGGGGCTTCCGGCTCGACGAGGTGAAGGTGCCGGTGCACTGGTGGCATGGCGACGCCGACCACATCGTCCCCTTCGCCCACGGGGAACACGCCGTCTCCCTGCTGCCCGACGCCCGGCTGTACCCGATCCCCGGGGAAAGCCACCTGGCCGGACTCGGGCGCGCCGAGGAGATTCTGCGCACCATGTGTGAGGCCTGGGACCGCGCCGAGGCGCGCTGA
- the alkX gene encoding TetR family transcriptional regulator AlkX — protein sequence MTPANLAVVKRIPYAEASRALLRDSVLEAMRELLTSRDWSSITLADVARAAGVSRQTIYNEFGSRQGLAQGYAIRLADRLVDAVERAIYGNVGDVHAAFLEGFRSFFSSSAADPLVISLLTGAAKPDLLQIITTDSGPIITRCSQRLTSSFMHSWVKASEEDAGILARAIVRLAMSYVSMPPEADHDVAADLARLFTPTAETYGVIDVD from the coding sequence GTGACACCCGCTAATCTCGCGGTGGTGAAACGCATCCCCTACGCCGAGGCATCCCGGGCGCTGTTGCGCGACTCGGTGCTCGAGGCGATGCGGGAGTTGTTGACCAGCCGGGACTGGTCGTCGATCACGTTGGCCGACGTCGCCCGGGCGGCCGGGGTCAGCCGGCAGACCATCTACAACGAGTTCGGTTCGCGCCAGGGCCTGGCGCAGGGCTACGCGATCCGCCTGGCCGACCGGCTCGTCGACGCCGTCGAGCGCGCCATCTACGGCAACGTCGGCGACGTCCACGCCGCGTTCCTGGAAGGGTTCCGGTCCTTCTTCTCCTCCTCGGCGGCCGACCCGCTGGTGATCTCGCTGCTGACCGGTGCCGCCAAGCCGGACCTGCTGCAGATCATCACCACCGACAGCGGGCCGATCATCACCCGCTGCTCGCAGCGGCTCACGTCGTCGTTCATGCACAGCTGGGTCAAGGCCAGCGAGGAAGACGCCGGCATCCTGGCCCGGGCCATCGTCCGGCTGGCCATGAGCTACGTCTCCATGCCCCCCGAAGCCGACCACGATGTGGCCGCTGACCTGGCCCGATTGTTCACCCCGACGGCCGAGACCTATGGGGTCATAGACGTCGATTGA
- a CDS encoding tautomerase family protein yields MPVYRCFSPAGLLSKSTKTSVAEGITDIHTRTTGAPGLYVNVLFHEIPDGDCFVAGKPAAYSYIFGLIRHGRDLPKRQAMLGELSRMWAQATGQSEAEILVVLTEADPANAMEAGAILPEPGEEEQWLEANRAALVGGTST; encoded by the coding sequence ATGCCCGTCTACCGGTGCTTCAGCCCCGCAGGTCTGTTGAGCAAGTCAACGAAAACCAGTGTTGCCGAAGGGATCACCGACATTCACACGCGCACGACCGGGGCGCCCGGGCTCTACGTCAACGTGCTGTTCCACGAGATCCCGGACGGTGACTGCTTCGTTGCGGGCAAGCCGGCCGCCTACTCCTACATCTTCGGTCTCATCCGCCACGGACGTGACCTGCCGAAACGGCAGGCGATGCTGGGTGAACTCTCCAGGATGTGGGCACAGGCCACCGGGCAGTCGGAGGCCGAGATCCTGGTTGTGCTGACCGAGGCAGATCCCGCGAATGCGATGGAGGCCGGGGCGATCCTGCCCGAGCCCGGGGAGGAAGAACAGTGGTTGGAAGCCAACCGCGCCGCCCTGGTCGGAGGAACCTCGACGTGA
- a CDS encoding alkane 1-monooxygenase, translated as MAGLAQTGTAATEAWRDKKRYLWLMGLIAPTLILAMLPFVWAMNRFGWQVAAQVPFWIGPILIYVLLPALDLRFGADGQNPPDEVMTALENDRYYRYCIYAYIPCQYASVVLGAYLFTATDLSWLGVEGSLSWFAKIGLALSVGALGGVGINTAHELGHKKASLERWLSKITLAQSCYGHFYIEHNRGHHVRVATPEDPASGRFGETFWEFLPRSVFGGLRSAWELEAARLRRLDKGPWRLSNDVLNSWLMSVVLWGVLIAVFGPALIPFVVIQAVYGFSLLESVNYIEHYGLLRQTRANGRYERCTPEHSWNSDHLVTNLFLYHLQRHSDHHANPTRRYQTLRSMEQAPNLPSGYASLIGLTYFPPLWRRLMDHRVLAHYGGDITRVNIEPRRRAKILRRYATTVPGQVAA; from the coding sequence ATGGCTGGATTGGCGCAGACGGGCACTGCGGCGACGGAAGCGTGGCGCGACAAGAAGCGCTACCTGTGGCTGATGGGCCTGATCGCCCCGACGCTGATTCTCGCCATGCTGCCGTTCGTGTGGGCGATGAACCGGTTCGGCTGGCAGGTGGCCGCGCAGGTGCCGTTCTGGATCGGGCCGATCCTGATCTACGTGCTGCTGCCGGCGCTGGATCTGCGCTTCGGCGCCGACGGGCAGAACCCGCCCGACGAGGTGATGACCGCGCTGGAGAACGACCGGTACTACCGCTACTGCATCTACGCCTACATCCCGTGCCAGTACGCCAGCGTCGTGCTGGGCGCCTACCTGTTCACCGCAACCGATCTGAGCTGGCTGGGCGTCGAGGGGTCGCTCAGCTGGTTCGCCAAGATCGGGCTCGCGCTGTCGGTGGGCGCCCTGGGCGGTGTCGGCATCAACACCGCCCACGAACTGGGGCACAAGAAGGCGAGCCTGGAGCGCTGGCTGTCGAAGATCACCCTGGCGCAGAGCTGCTACGGGCACTTCTATATCGAGCACAACCGGGGCCACCACGTGCGGGTGGCCACCCCCGAGGACCCGGCGTCGGGCCGGTTCGGCGAGACGTTCTGGGAGTTCCTGCCGCGCAGTGTCTTCGGTGGCCTGCGCTCGGCCTGGGAGCTGGAGGCCGCGCGGCTGCGCCGGCTGGACAAAGGGCCCTGGCGACTGTCCAACGACGTGCTCAACTCATGGTTGATGTCGGTGGTGCTGTGGGGCGTGCTGATCGCGGTGTTCGGCCCGGCGCTGATCCCGTTCGTCGTCATCCAGGCCGTCTACGGCTTCTCCCTGCTGGAGTCGGTGAACTACATCGAGCATTACGGCTTACTGCGCCAGACCCGCGCCAACGGCCGCTACGAACGCTGTACACCCGAGCACAGCTGGAACTCCGACCACTTGGTGACCAACCTGTTCCTCTACCACCTGCAGCGGCACAGCGATCACCACGCCAACCCCACCCGGCGTTACCAGACGCTGCGCAGCATGGAGCAGGCGCCGAACCTGCCCAGCGGGTACGCCTCGCTGATCGGGCTGACCTACTTCCCGCCGCTGTGGCGCAGGCTGATGGACCACCGGGTGCTGGCGCACTACGGCGGCGACATCACCCGGGTCAACATCGAGCCGCGCCGGCGAGCGAAGATCCTGCGCCGCTACGCCACCACCGTCCCCGGGCAGGTGGCGGCGTGA
- a CDS encoding LLM class flavin-dependent oxidoreductase — translation MTDIDLSVAIPPSFESARHFATAEKLGYRRAYLYDTPFEGGDVWLDLYRAAESTTTIELGPAVLIPTLRHPLVNAAQTVSLCRQAPGRIVSAFGTGFSSRAAMGQPPIRWAYMESYIRAYQALLAGETVEWEGVAIKLMLTAADADMLPLRIPLLLAATGPKGAGVAKRLGADGLISMFDVVPAQRDFPRAVVATMGTVIDDDEDPAGERVRAACGPSWAAAYHYTYTVRGAETVREMPGGPAWLDVIENAPHSLRHLQIHQGHMMEMNDADLAAWRAGGHASVASVTLTGNAATVRSAVTALARAGATEIMYEPSGPDIDRELETFLAAVRG, via the coding sequence GTGACCGATATCGATCTGAGCGTCGCGATACCACCGTCGTTCGAGTCGGCACGGCATTTCGCGACGGCGGAGAAACTGGGCTATCGCCGGGCTTACCTCTACGACACGCCCTTCGAAGGCGGCGATGTCTGGCTGGACTTGTACCGTGCCGCCGAGTCGACCACGACGATCGAGTTGGGTCCCGCGGTCCTGATCCCGACGCTTCGCCACCCCTTGGTAAACGCCGCTCAGACCGTGTCGCTGTGTCGACAGGCTCCAGGCCGCATCGTCAGTGCCTTCGGTACCGGGTTCTCCAGCCGGGCCGCCATGGGCCAACCGCCGATCCGGTGGGCCTACATGGAGTCCTACATCCGGGCCTACCAGGCGCTGCTGGCCGGCGAGACCGTCGAGTGGGAAGGCGTAGCCATCAAGCTGATGCTCACCGCCGCGGATGCGGACATGCTGCCGCTGCGAATCCCGTTACTGCTGGCCGCGACCGGCCCCAAGGGTGCCGGCGTCGCGAAGCGCCTCGGTGCCGACGGGCTTATCTCGATGTTCGATGTCGTTCCCGCGCAACGCGATTTCCCGCGTGCGGTGGTCGCGACGATGGGCACGGTCATCGACGACGACGAAGACCCCGCCGGTGAGCGGGTTCGCGCGGCCTGCGGGCCTTCCTGGGCGGCGGCGTATCACTACACCTATACCGTCCGCGGCGCCGAGACGGTACGCGAGATGCCGGGCGGCCCCGCCTGGCTCGACGTGATCGAGAACGCCCCGCATTCCCTGCGGCACCTACAGATCCACCAGGGCCACATGATGGAGATGAACGACGCCGACCTGGCGGCCTGGCGCGCCGGGGGTCACGCCTCGGTTGCGTCGGTCACGCTCACCGGGAACGCCGCCACGGTCCGTTCCGCCGTCACCGCTCTGGCCCGAGCCGGTGCCACCGAGATCATGTACGAGCCGTCGGGGCCGGACATCGACCGCGAGCTCGAAACCTTTCTCGCCGCCGTCCGCGGTTGA
- a CDS encoding rubredoxin, with translation MSDYKLFRCLQCGFEYDEAVGWPEDGIAPGTRWADIGEDWSCPDCGAAKADFEMVEVVRP, from the coding sequence GTGAGCGACTACAAACTGTTCCGGTGTCTGCAGTGCGGCTTCGAGTACGACGAGGCGGTGGGCTGGCCTGAGGACGGGATCGCACCCGGTACCCGCTGGGCCGATATCGGTGAGGACTGGAGCTGCCCGGACTGCGGCGCGGCCAAGGCGGATTTCGAGATGGTGGAAGTCGTCCGGCCGTGA
- a CDS encoding UbiD family decarboxylase, whose translation MTTTTHPTATGSDSGSIEQYPGPDLRSWLATLEAAGQLSRISVPVDWDEEIGAITRANLCLGGPALLFENIIGHENTWCTKLLTSAIGSRRQVQLMLGLPEDTGDSAIVAHLREAFKNPLAPRIVETGPVQRNVIDGADIDLNELPVPKWHAEDGGRYLDTFCGVITQDKVTGRDNIGLYRGMIVDRDKIAKLLVPSQGWGGHMAEYKPEPMPVAIVYGWHDVLPFCAGSPFPKNICEWDMMGALLGRPVDLVACKTVPLHVPATAEIVVEGFIDPDPASFAMEGPFAEYPGFIGDAAPAPVLRVTRITHRDDPVLRGTLEGIRPGVLNEDSIVNFARSAITWNVLDDLGIGGITDLWMSEVTNGQNTVVQIQKRYRGHAQQIASALWGTGGSMWFHKNVVVVEEDIDIHDPVALDWALSYRVNAGRGDIAFFGPGLGSSLDPSTPPERNDTNKYGTGEWTRVLIDATRSWDIDPRPAWGGRRFPPTDRLSPELEARIAARWTEYGIGIPYLDDQGRQRLTLQQLSERFPQV comes from the coding sequence ATGACCACCACCACACACCCCACCGCCACCGGGTCTGACAGCGGGTCGATCGAGCAGTACCCGGGTCCCGATCTGCGCAGTTGGCTGGCCACCCTGGAGGCCGCCGGGCAGTTGAGTCGTATCAGCGTCCCGGTGGACTGGGATGAGGAGATCGGGGCGATCACCCGCGCGAACCTGTGCCTGGGCGGGCCGGCGTTGCTGTTCGAAAACATCATCGGCCATGAGAACACTTGGTGCACCAAGCTGTTGACGTCAGCGATCGGCAGCCGACGCCAGGTCCAGTTGATGCTGGGCCTGCCCGAGGACACCGGTGATTCGGCGATCGTGGCGCACCTTCGCGAGGCCTTCAAGAATCCCCTCGCGCCGCGCATCGTCGAGACCGGCCCGGTCCAGCGCAACGTCATCGACGGCGCCGACATCGACTTGAACGAGTTGCCGGTCCCCAAATGGCACGCCGAGGACGGCGGCCGCTATCTCGACACCTTCTGCGGTGTCATCACCCAGGACAAAGTGACCGGCCGTGACAACATCGGCCTGTACCGGGGCATGATCGTCGACCGCGACAAGATCGCCAAACTGCTGGTCCCCAGCCAAGGTTGGGGCGGGCACATGGCCGAGTACAAACCGGAGCCGATGCCGGTTGCCATCGTGTACGGATGGCACGATGTGCTGCCGTTCTGCGCCGGCAGCCCATTCCCGAAGAACATCTGCGAATGGGACATGATGGGTGCCCTGCTGGGCCGCCCGGTCGACCTGGTGGCCTGCAAGACCGTGCCACTGCATGTGCCGGCGACCGCCGAGATCGTCGTCGAGGGGTTCATCGACCCCGACCCGGCGAGCTTTGCCATGGAGGGCCCGTTCGCCGAATACCCCGGCTTCATCGGCGACGCCGCGCCGGCACCGGTGCTGCGTGTCACCCGTATCACCCACCGCGATGATCCGGTGCTGCGCGGCACCCTGGAGGGAATCCGCCCGGGGGTGCTCAACGAGGACAGCATCGTCAACTTCGCCCGCTCGGCCATCACCTGGAATGTCCTCGACGATCTGGGCATCGGCGGCATCACCGACCTGTGGATGAGCGAGGTCACCAACGGCCAGAACACCGTGGTGCAGATCCAGAAACGCTACCGCGGCCACGCCCAACAGATCGCCTCGGCGCTGTGGGGCACCGGGGGCTCGATGTGGTTTCACAAAAACGTCGTCGTCGTCGAGGAAGACATCGACATCCACGACCCCGTCGCCCTGGACTGGGCACTGTCCTACCGGGTCAATGCCGGCCGTGGTGATATCGCCTTCTTCGGGCCGGGCCTGGGATCCTCACTGGACCCCTCGACCCCACCAGAACGCAACGACACCAACAAATACGGCACCGGCGAATGGACCCGAGTGCTCATCGACGCCACCCGCAGCTGGGACATCGACCCGAGACCGGCATGGGGAGGTCGCCGGTTCCCACCCACCGACCGGCTCAGCCCCGAACTGGAAGCCCGAATCGCCGCCCGCTGGACCGAATACGGCATCGGCATCCCCTACCTCGACGACCAGGGCCGCCAACGACTCACCCTGCAACAACTCAGCGAACGCTTTCCACAGGTCTAG
- a CDS encoding PaaI family thioesterase has protein sequence MTAPQSIRELFAQLGLLEVPSADGTLTMEMPVDERVVNTAGGLQGGLIATMADVAAGQLAARSTAFGNGIATTDLFIRYLRPIKIGPARAVAAILRTGRRSVVVQVDIYRGDDDQLAATATVNFAAIDLPG, from the coding sequence ATGACCGCACCCCAATCGATCAGGGAGCTGTTCGCCCAACTCGGCCTGCTGGAGGTGCCGTCGGCCGACGGCACCCTGACCATGGAGATGCCCGTCGATGAGCGGGTGGTCAACACCGCAGGCGGACTGCAGGGCGGGTTGATCGCCACCATGGCCGATGTGGCGGCCGGCCAGCTCGCCGCCCGCAGCACGGCGTTCGGCAACGGCATCGCCACCACCGATCTGTTCATCCGCTACCTGCGACCGATCAAGATCGGACCGGCCCGCGCCGTCGCGGCGATCCTCCGCACCGGCAGGCGCTCGGTGGTGGTCCAGGTCGACATCTACCGGGGCGACGACGACCAACTCGCCGCCACCGCGACGGTGAACTTCGCCGCCATCGACCTGCCGGGGTGA
- a CDS encoding rubredoxin translates to MATYRCPGCDYVYDEALGAPREGFPAGTPWQQIPDDWSCPDCAVREKPDFEREVAT, encoded by the coding sequence ATGGCGACCTACCGCTGCCCGGGCTGCGACTACGTCTACGACGAGGCGCTCGGCGCGCCACGCGAAGGATTCCCGGCCGGCACGCCCTGGCAGCAGATTCCCGACGACTGGAGCTGCCCGGACTGTGCGGTCCGCGAGAAGCCGGATTTCGAACGCGAGGTGGCGACGTGA